In Dermacentor variabilis isolate Ectoservices chromosome 7, ASM5094787v1, whole genome shotgun sequence, a genomic segment contains:
- the LOC142587221 gene encoding uncharacterized protein LOC142587221, protein MQTKPTLGNFQLPSQQQPVASHEEELKETPENMTQSGPVDIPEALKFKGEEDKSVVTGVSLPSLAAPAPSLHASSVAAISTLSVCRKREGQATPASKRRKRNHDNVLVQQLGPRMSSALEVTPLIDDLELFAMLLVRLMRLVSVDKQMDLRIEMLRTIEKYMD, encoded by the exons ATGCAAACAAAACC CACATTGGGCAACTTTCAACTGCCTAGCCAGCAGCAGCCTGTCGCAAGCCATGAAGAAGAGCTAAAAGAAACGCCAGAAAACATGACCCAGTCTGGCCCTGTGGACATTCCCGAGGCACTCAAGTTCAAGGGCGAGGAGGATAAGTCAGTGGTGACGGGGGTGTCACTGCCATCGTTGGCCGCACCTGCCCCTAGTTTACATGCATCCTCAGTGGCGGCAATATCAACATTGTCCGTGTGCAGAAAACGAGAGGGTCAGGCCACGCCTGCaagtaaaagaagaaagcgaAACCATGATAATGTTCTGGTGCAGCAGCTGGGGCCCCGCATGTCCAGTGCCCTGGAAGTTACCCCGCTAATAGATGACCTCGAATTGTTCGCAATGTTGCTAGTCCGGCTCATGAGACTAGTAAGCGTTGACAAGCAAATGGACTTGCGCATAGAGATGTTGCGTACTATCGAGAAATATATGGACtaa